The Streptomyces sp. NBC_00102 genome segment GTCGTTTCCTCCAGCAGCCCGAGCGCCTTCTGCGTGGGCGCGGACCTCAAGGAGCGCAACTCCCTCAGCGACGCCGAGCTGGGCGGGCAGCGGCCCCTCTCGCGCGCCGCGTACACCGGGGTGCTGGAGCTGCCGATGCCGGCCGTGGCCGCCGTGCACGGTTACGCGCTCGGCGGCGGCTTCGAGCTGGCGCTCTCCTGCGACGTGATCGTGGCCGACCGCACCGCCGTGGTGGGACTGCCCGAGGTGTCGGTCGGGGTGATCCCGGGCGGCGGCGGCACCCAGCTGCTGCCCCGGCGGGTCGGCGCGTCGCGGGCGGCCGAGCTGATCTTCACCGCGCGCCGGGTGGAGGCGGCCGAGGCCCTGGCCCTGGGGCTGGTGGACGAGCTGGTGGCGGAGGGTACGGACCGGGACGCGGCGCTGGCGCTGGCCGGCCGGATGGCCGCCAACTCCCCGGTCGGGCTGCGGGCGGCGAAGCGCGCCCTGCGGCTCGGCCACGGGCTGGACCTGCGGACGGGGCTGGAGGTGGAGGACGCGGCCTGGCGGTCGGTGGCCTTCTCCGGCGACCGGGCGGAGGGCGTGGCCGCGTTCAACGAGAAGCGGAAGCCGCGGTGGCCCGGCCTGGGGTGACACCGAGTGACGGCGGAGCCGGGGGAGCCCGGCGCGCTGTCGCCCCGCACCGGATCGTCGAGCGATCACACCGGCCCATACGTACATAAGCTGGTGAGATGGGTGGTGACGATGTGCGACTGCGGGCGGTGGTCTCGCTGGCGCAGACGATGGCGGCGGCCTACACCGCGAAGGAGTCGTGGCGGGCCGCGGCGCTGGGCGCCTGCGAGGCGCTGGGCGGTTCCTTCGCCGCGCTCTCCGTGTGGGAACGCGACCTGGGCAGGCTCAAGGTCCTGGTGAACGCCGGGGAGCGCGCCGAGGGCGAGGAGGAGTTCCCCGAGGACGAGGCCTACCCCGTCCACCGGTTCCCGGAGATCACCGAGTTCCTGCACGAGCGCTGGGCGGGCGGCGGGGAACCCGACGCCTGGGTGGAGACCGCGGAGGGGCACCCGGCCACCGGCGCGCCGGCCCGCGGCGCCCGGCCCTTCTGCCACCAGCGGGTCGCCGCGCTCCAGCGGCGTGGCCGGGGCTGCTGCGTGGTCGCGCCGATCGTGCTGCACGGCCGGGCCTGGGGCGAGCTGTACGTGGCCCGCCCGGCCGGGGTGCCCGTCTTCGACCGGGACGACGCCGACTTCGCGACGGTGCTCGCCGCCGTGGTCGCGGCGGGCATCGCGCAGACCGAGCGGCTGGAGGAGGTGCGCAAGCTCGCCTTCACCGACCCGCTGACCGGCCTCGCCAACCGCAGGGCCGTGGACATCCGGCTGGACGAGGCGGTGGAACTGCACCGGGCCGAGGACGCCGTGGTCAGCCTCGTGGTCTGCGACCTGAACGGGCTCAAGGCGGTCAACGACACCCATGGCCATGCCGTCGGCGACCGCCTGCTGGAACGTTTCGGCTCGGTGCTCTCGCTGTGCGGGGCCATACTGCCGGGCGCCCTCGCCGCCCGGCTCGGCGGCGACGAGTTCTGCCTGATCACGGTGGGCCCCGGGGCGGACGAGGTGGTCCGGGTCGCGACCGAGCTGTGCGAGCGTGCCGCCGCGCTGGAGCTGGGGGACGGGGTGGCCTGCGGGGTCGCCTCCACCGGCGACCCGATCGGGCAGGTCCGCTCGGCCCGGCGGCTCTTCCGGCTCGCGGACGCCGCCCAGTACCGCGCGAAGGCGGACCGCGCGGTGGGCCCGGTGGTGGCCGGACGGGACGGTGAGGTGATGCGGCTGGCCGACTCGCCGCCGACCCCGGCCCACGACCGCCGCAGGCTCCGGGGAAACCGGCCCTGAGGATGCCGGGGCGCGGGACACCCGGCGGCACGGGCGAGGGGTTGGCCGGGCCCGGAGCGGCAACGGTGAAGGGCTTGGTAAGGGGTCAACCCGGCGACCACTGGTGACATGGCCAGTTTCAGTACGTAGGGTTCTGAATATGGATATGCACACAGTCGTGGTGGGGACCTCCGGCACCACCGCCGAGGACGTCCTGGCCGTGGCCCGCGAGGGCGCGCGCGTGGTCCTGTCCCCCGAGGCCTTGGACGCCCTCGCCGCAGCCCGCAGGACCGTCGACGCGCTCGCCGCCCGGCCCGAGCCCGTCTACGGCGTCTCCACCGGCTTCGGCGCCCTCGCCACCCGCCACATCAGCCCCGAACTGCGCGGACGCCTCCAGCGCAACATCGTCCGCTCGCACGCGGCGGGCATGGGCCCGCACGTGGAGCGGGAGGTGGTGCGCGCGCTGATGTTCCTCCGGCTCAAGACGGTCGCCTCCGGCCACACCGGCGTACGCCCCGAGGTCGCGCAGACCATGGCCGACCTCCTCAACGCCGGAATCACCCCGGTCGTCCACGAGTTCGGCTCGCTCGGCTGCTCCGGCGACCTCGCCCCGCTCTCGCACTGCGCGCTCGCGCTGATGGGAGAAGGGGAGGCGGAGGGCCCCGACGGCACCGTGCGCCCCGCCGCCGAACTCCTCGCCGAGCACGGCATCACCCCGGTCGAACTGCGCGAGAAGGAGGGCCTCGCCCTCCTCAACGGCACGGACGGCATGCTCGGCATGCTGGTGATGGCCCTCGCCGACCTGCGCGCCCTCTACACCGGCGCCGACATCACCGCCGCGCTCTCCCTGGAGGCGCTGCTCGGCACCGAGAAGGTCCTCGCCCCCGAACTGCACGCCATCCGCCCGCACCCCGGGCAGGGCGTCAGCGCCGCCAACATGCTGCGGGTGCTGGAGGGTTCCGGTCTCACCGGCCACCACCAGGACGACGCTCCCCGGGTCCAGGACGCCTACTCCGTACGCTGCGCGCCCCAGGTCAACGGCGCGGGCCGGGACACCCTGGCCTACGCCGCGACGGTCGCCGACCGGGAGCTCGCCTCGGCCGTCGACAACCCGGTGGTGCTGCCGGACGGGCGGGTGGAGTCCAACGGCAACTTCCACGGCGCCCCGGTCGCGTACGTCCTCGACTTCCTGGCGATCGTCGCCGCCGACCTGGGCTCCATCTGTGAACGCCGTACCGACCGGCTGCTCGACAAGAACCGCTCGCACGGGCTGCCGCCGTTCCTCGCCGACGACGCCGGGGTGGACTCCGGTCTGATGATCGCTCAGTACACCCAGGCCGCCCTGGTCAGCGAGATGAAGCGGCTGGCCGTGCCCGCGTCCGCCGACTCGATCCCCTCCTCCGCCATGCAGGAGGACCACGTCTCGATGGGCTGGTCGGCCGCGCGGAAGCTCCGTACCGCCGTGGACAACCTCACCCGGATCGTCGCGGTCGAGCTGTACGCGGCGGCGCGCGGGGTCGAACTGCGCGCCGCCGGAGGGCTGTTCCCGGCCCCCGCCTCCCGTGCCGCCGTCGAGGCGCTGCGCGAGGCGGGCGCCGAGGGGCCGGGGCCGGACCGTTTCCTCGCCCCCGACCTGGCCGCCGCGGACGCGTTCGTCCGTGGCGGCGGGCTGGTCCGGGCCGTGGAGGCGGTCACCGGCCCGCTGGACTGACGCGGGCCGGCCGCCCGCCCGCCCGTGGAATTGGCGGGCGGGCGGGCGACGGGCTGTCGGACGAACGGCCGACGGAGTGTCAGGCGGCCGAGGACGCCCGGCGGTCCGAGCGGGCCACGTACCCCGCGCCCAGGCCCAGCAGGACCGTGCCGCCGATCAGGTACGGCGTGGTCCCCACGCTGGAACCGTCGCCCGCCTGGGCGAACGACCGGCTCGACGAGCCGTACGACTCGCCCTCCCGCTGCACCGGGACGGTGGCGGTTCTCGCCGACGCGGTGTGCGAGGACGTGTCGTCCGTGTGCTTCGCCGACGGTACGAAGCAGAGTGCGCCGAGCACGATGCCCGCGGCGGAGACGGTCAGCAGTGTGCGACGAGTGATGGTCACAGATTCGATCCCCTGACGACGACCTTGAGTTGACCCCCGTGGGCCGATGGTACGACCTTCATCCAGGAGCCCCGCGCGGCCCCGGCGCGTCCGGCCCCCTCCCGCGCACGCACCGCCCCGCCGTAGCCACCCGACGCGCCGCGCCCGCAGGGGTCGCGGGAGCACGCGGGATGCGGAGCCCTACGCTCCGGCCTATGAGCACTTCGGAAAGCACTTCGGCGAACACGGCGCGCGGCTTGGCACGGGACACCGGGGACGCGGTGGACGAGGGCGCCGCGCAGCCCTCCTTCATCCGTCTCCAGGTGGAACTGGTGGTGGAGATCACGGACCTGGAAGCCCTGACCGGCACCGCCCTGGAGGCGGTCGCCGCCGAGTACGAGGACGCCCTCCCCGACCCCGACGACCACGGGACGGAACAGGAACGCAGGCATGCCGAGGCACTTGTCCGGGCAGACGCCGCAGAGGCACTCGCTTCACTGATCGACCCGTTCGACCTGGTCGGCGCGGTGCCGGGGATCGAGCTCGCGCAGGCGTCGTGGAGCAGCGAGGCCGTCGAGCACGATCCGTACGACGACGACGACGAGTACGACGTGGAGGCGTACGAGTACGACGAGGCCGACGACGACGACGAGGCCGACGACGACGAGGCCGGCGAGGGCGGCACGGCCGCCGGGCGGAAGTAGCCCGGGAGCCGGTCCGCGGGACGTACGGGGAGAATGGAAGGGGCGACCGCGCGGACTGCCGTCCGCGGCGACCGTTCCGACCTGTGAGGACGCCGTTTCCGGGCCGCACGGCGGCCCGGAGCGGAACCGCGCCGGACCGCCTCCGCCGAGGCGGGAACCAAAGGCCGCCGGGAATGCGTCGGTCAGTGGTGTTCCCCACATCCCGTACGGATGTGGAACGGATCGCCACCGACCGGGGTTCTGGAACATTGACGGGGATTCGCGTCTGGCGGCGCCGTTACGGGGATTTTGGGGAATTGGCAACGATGGAGAAGCGTGTGATCACGGACAGCAAGCGGCGCAAGGGCCTGATGGCCGCGTCCGCACTGCTCGGCGGCGTGCTGGTGCTCTCGGCGTGCAGCGGCGGCGACGATTCCAGTCCCTCCGCCGGCACTTCCCAGAAGTCCCAGGCACAGGTCGACAAGGCCGCGGCCCAGGACGTGTCCGAGGCCCAGATATCGATCGAGCCCAAGACCGGTTCCACCAACGCCAGCATCAACAACGCCGCCAAGGTGACCGTCGTCAAGGGCACGCTGACCACCGTCGCCATGAGGACCGCGGCCGGCGACACCGTCGAGGGCACGATCGCCGCGGACGGCAAGAGCTGGAAGCCGGACGCCCAGCTGGAGCGCTCCACCACATACAAGATCAACGCCACGGCGAAGGACTCGGACGGCCGCGAGGCGCACGAGAACGGCTCCTTCACCACCGTCTCGCCCGACAACAGCTTCATCGGGAACTTCACCCCCGAGGACGGTTCCACCGTCGGCGTCGGCATGCCGGTCTCGATCAACTTCAACAAGGCGATCACCGACAAGGCGGCCGTGCAGGCCGGCATCACCGTCACGTCGAGCAGCGGCCAGGAAGTCGTCGGCCACTGGTTCAACTCGCAGCGCCTCGACCTGCGCCCCGAGGACTACTGGACGGGCGGCTCCACCGTCACGCTGAAGCTCGCGCTGGACGGTGTCGAGGGCGCGGACGGCGTCTACGGCGTGCAGCAGAAGACGGTCACCTTCAAGGTGGGCCGCAACCAGGTCTCCACCGTGGACGCGAAGGCGCACACGATGACCGTCACCCAGGACGGGAAGACGATCAAGACGATCCCGATCTCCTCCGGTTCTCCCGACAACCCCACGTACAACGGCCAGATGGTGATCTCCGAGAAGTACAAGGAGACCCGCATGAACGGTGCCACGGTCGGCTTCACCGACGACGACGGCAAGGGCGAGTACGACATCAAGGACGTCCCGCACGCCATGCGCCTGTCGAACTCCGGCACCTTCGTCCACGGCAACTACTGGGGCGACCCCAGCATCTTCGGCTCGGCCAACACCAGCCACGGCTGCGTCGGCCTGCAGGACGTCAAGGGCGCCGGCGACGCCGACCAGCCCGCCGCGTGGTTCTACAACCACTCGCTCATCGGCGACGTGGTCATCGTGAAGAACTCCCCGGACAAGACGATCTCCCCGGACAACGGCCTCAACGGCTGGAACATGAGCTGGGCCGAGTGGACGGCCGACTCGGCCGCCTGATCCCCGGCACTCCCCGTTCCCGTACGAGGGCGGTGGCACCCCGGTCCGCACACGGACCGCCCGGTGCCACCGCCCTCGGGCGTTCGGGGCGACAACGGGCGTTCTGGGACGGTTGCGCCCGGTGCCCGGGAGTTCCCGGCCCGGCAGGTTCTCATCCTCCTCTCATGAGGGCCTTAACTCACCATCACGCCCGGTCCATAGGTTCGCGGCATGTTCTTCACCTACCTCCGGCGCGAGCTGCGCCGTCGCAGAAAGGCGGCGCTGGTCGTCGCCTCGGGGCTCGCCCTCGGCATTGCGCTGGTCATCGTCGTCAGCTCGGTCACCGCCGGGATGGGCAAGGCCCAGGACAAGGTCCTGGAATCGCTGTACGGCCTCGGCACGGACATGACCGTGACCAAGGCCGCCGCGGCGCAGGGCTCCACGGGCGCCCAGGAGCGCCCGAGGTTCAACTTCGACGCCAACGACAGCGACGACGACGCGACGCAGTCCACCGACCGCGTCATGGTCCAGGGCTTCCAGACCCTGGCCGACTCCACGGTCACCAAGGTCGGCAAGCAGACCGGCGTGGCGAACGCGGTCGGCGGCCTGAGCCTGAACGTCATGAAGGTCGACGGCCAGTTCAAGCGCGGCGAGTTCAAGCAGGACCAGTCCTCCGGCAGCGGCGGCGGTCAGGGCGGCTCCGGCGGCCAGGGCGGCGGCAGTGGCGCTCCGCAGGGCCGTGTCGAGGGCGGCGGTGCCTCCTTCGACGTCAACTCCTTCACCGTGTACGGCACCGACGTCACGCACCAGGACCTCGGTCCGCTGACCTCCTCCGAGATCACCAAGGGCCGTACCTTCAAGACCACGGAGACGAACGGCAAGGTCGCGATCGTCGACGCCTCTTACGCCAAGGAGAAGTCGCTCGCGGTCGACAAGACCGTCACCATCTCCGGCACCAAGTTCACGATCATCGGTGTCTCCACCGCCAGCAGCGGTGACGCCGCCGCGAACGTCTACATCCCGCTCCAGCAGGCCCAGACGCTCTCGGACTCGAAGTCCAAGGTCACCACGGTCTACGTGAAGGCCAAGGACTCCACGGCGATCGACAGCGTCAAGTCGACCATCCAGAAGAACATCTCGGGTACCACCGTCACCACCTCGGCCGACCTGGCCGACACGGTCTCCGGCTCCCTCTCCACCGCCTCCGACCTGGCCTCCAGCGTCGGCAAGTGGCTCTCCATCGTCGTCCTGATCGCCGCCTTCGTGGTGGCCGGCCTGCTCACCTCCTCGGCGGTCAGCCGCCGCGTCCGCGAGTTCGGCACCCTGAAGGCCCTCGGCTGGAAGAGCGGCCGGGTCACCCGCCAGGTCGTCGGCGAGGCGCTCGTCAACGGCCTCATGGGCGGTGTCCTCGGCATCGCCGTCGGCCTGGCCGGCGCGTACATCGTCACCGCGATCAGCCCCACCCTCACCGCGGAGCTCGGCTCCGGTGGCGGCGGCGGTGGCGGTGGCGGCTTCGGCGGCATGGGCGGCGGCGGGGCGGGCGGCCCCGGCCGTCAGTCCGCCGCGAAGACCCTGGACATCGCGCTCACCGCACCGGTCTCCGTCTCCACCATCGTGATCGCTGTCGTACTGGCCGTGGCGGGCGGGCTCATCGCCGGCGCGTTCGGCGGCTGGCGCGCCTCCCGGCTGCGCCCGGCCGACGCCCTGCGCCGCGTCGAGTAGTCACCGGCTCCACGACCTCATCTTCCGTACGTACAGCAGGAGTCCACACGTGTATCAGCTCAGAGGCGTCACCAAGCGCTACATGCGGGGAAAGACCAAGGTCGACGCGCTCGCCGGTGTCGACCTGACCATCGAGGACGGTGGCCGGCTCGTCATCCAGGGCCCCACCGGCGGTGGCAAGTCCACCCTCCTCCAGATGCTCGGCGGTCTCGACCGGCCCACCGAGGGCACCATCGAGCTCGACGGCGTCGACCTCGCCAAGCTCTCCGAGGCCAAGCTCACCAAGGTCCGGGCCGAGTCCATCGGCTTCGTCTTCCAGAGCTTCAACCTGATCCCGACGCTCACCGCCGCCGAGAACGTCGAGACCGCCCTGGTCCCGCTCGGCATCGGCGCGAAGGTCCGCCGCGAGCGTGCCATCGAGGCGCTGGAGTCGGTCGGCCTCGGCGACCGCCCCACCCACCTGCCGAGCGAGATGTCCGGCGGGCAGCAGCAGCGCGTCGCCATCGCCCGCGCGCTCGTCAAGAAGCCCAAGGTGCTCCTCGCCGACGAGCCCACCGGGAACCTCGACGAGTCCATGCGCGACGAGATCATGACGCTGCTCGAAGGGCTCTGGAAGGAGCTGGGTCTGACCTTCGTCATGGTCACCCACGACAGCTCCCTCGCTCGCAAGGCCCCACGCCTCGCGACCATCCGCAAGGGCAAGGTCACCATCACGGAGAACGCCTCCGCCTGACCCGATCCGCCCGCGCACGGAACGCGCCGACCGCCCCCGGGCGGCCGGCGCGTTCGCGTACCCGGGTACGTCGCGAACCCGCCCTCCGCACACCGGTGGAGGAACAAGAAGGCCGCGAGCGACCTGGAGGCATGGCAGACGCGAGGGTCGATCCGTGTGTGTTTCACGTCACGTCCGAAGGTGGTCCGGTGGGCGGCGGGAAGTCCGTGATCCTTCGGAACCGTACGGCTGTTCGGCGGCCCGGTCCGTCCGCCATGACCGCGGTGCGATGGTCACTATGTGGATGATCCGGAGAGCGCATCCCTTCCGAGAGGACAATTGAGCCATACACCGGCTTCTGTCCGTCCCGCGCGCTACCCGCACACGCACGGGGGGCGACGAGGGCCGGGCGCGCTCTCGGGACGGGCGCGCACGTATCTGCCACTGCTCCAAGGAAGGTCTTGATCAGATGTCGGTATCTTCTCGATCCGCTCTCATGCCCACGGCCGAGAGCCGCGTCATCGAGCCGCTCTACGCGGAGGTGCTCCGGCGCAACCAGGGTGAGACGGAGTTCCACCAGGCCGTCCGGGAGGTCCTGGAGACCCTCGGCCCGGTGCTCGCCGCGCGCCCCGAGTTCGTCGACGCCCGGATCATCGAGCGGCTGTGCGAGCCCGAGCGTCAGCTCATCTTCCGCGTGCCGTGGTCGGACGACAACGGCGACATCCACGTCAACCGCGGCTTCCGCGTCGAGTTCTCCAGCTCGCTCGGCCCGTACAAGGGCGGACTGCGCTTCCACCCCTCGGTCAACCTCGGCATCGTCAAGTTCCTCGGCTTCGAGCAGATCTTCAAGAACGCCCTCACCGGCATGCCGATCGGCGGCGGCAAGGGCGGCTCCGACTTCGACCCCAAGGGCCGTTCGGACGCCGAGATCATGCGCTTCTGCCAGTCCTTCATGACCGAACTCCACCGCCACCTGGGCGAGTACACCGACGTCCCCGCCGGTGACATCGGCGTCGGCGGCCGCGAGATCGGCTACCTCTTCGGCCAGTACAAGCGGATCACCAACCGCTACGAGTCCGGTGTCCTCACCGGCAAGGGCCTCGGCTGGGGCGGTGCCCAGGCGCGTACCGAGGCCACCGGCTACGGCTGCGTCATGTTCACCTCCGAGATGCTGCGCGTCCGCGGCGAGTCGCTGGAGGGCCAGCGCATCGCCGTCTCCGGCTCCGGCAACGTCGCCATCTACGCCATCGAGAAGGCCCAGCAGCTCGGCGCCACCGTCGTCACCTGCTCCGACTCCAGCGGCTACGTCGTGGACGAGAAGGGCATCGACCTCGACCTGCTCAAGGAGATCAAGGAGCAGAACCGGGGCCGGGTCGCCGACTACGCCGAGCGTCGCGGCGCCTCCGCCACGTTCGTGCCGGGCACCGGTCCGTGGTCCGTGCCGGTCGACGTCGCGCTGCCCTGCGCCACGCAGAACGAGCTGCACGAGGAGGACGCCCACGCGCTCGTGCGCAACGGCGTGAAGGCGGTCGCCGAGGGCGCCAACATGCCCACCACCCCCGAGGCCGTGCGCGTCTTCCAGGAGGCGGGCGTCGCCTTCGCCCCCGGCAAGGCGGCGAACGCCGGCGGCGTGGCCACCAGCGCGCTGGAAATGCAGCAGAACGCCTCCCGCGACTCGTGGACCTTCGCCCACACCGAGGCGCGGCTGGAGGAGATCATGCGGCACATCCACGACTCCTGCCACACCACCGCCGAGCGCTACGGCAGCCCGGGCAACTACGTGGTCGGCGCCAACATCGCCGGCTTCGAGCTGGTCGCCGAGGCGATGCTGGCCCAGGGCCTCATCTGACGGCCGACCGTTCCCGTACGGGGGCCGGAACCACGCGCGTACGTGCGGGGGACCGGCCCCCGTGGCGTTCCGGGGCCTTGCCGCCGCCGCCCCTGGGTTGCGCCGTTTCTCCATCAGCAGATCCGCCGAGGGCGCAGGGCCGTACACCCCACGGGCGCGGCTCCCCTCCTACGCTGGAGCGATGACGACCCGAGCGAGGGACACCAGCCCGTACGACGCCACCCCGTACGACGCCACCCCGGACGCCACCCCGCGCGACACCGGCCCGCGCGACATCGCCTCTTACGACGCCACCCCGTACGCGAGCAGGCAGGCGCGCGTGGCCGCGCGCGGCCTCACCCGCGACGCCCGGGTGATACCCCTGCGGCCGGTCCCCGCGATCCCTCCGCCCGTACCCGAGGCGCCCCGGGAGCCCCTGCTGCGCGACCTCGTCGGCGAGGTGCTGCGCCAGGAACGCCTCGCCCAGGACCGGACGCTGAAGGATGTCGCGGACGCGGCGCGGATCTCCTTCGCGTACCTCTCCGAGCTGGAGAGGGGCCGCAAGGAGGCATCCTCCGAGGTCCTCGCCGCCGCCGCGCACTCCCTGGGGATCGGCCTCGCCGACGTACTCGGCCGGGCCGCCGCCGAGCTGGACCGCCGTCGCGTCGCGCTCGCCGCCGCGACCCGCGCGCAGGGGCGTACACCGGGCGGTGCGCTGCCCAGGAACCAGGTCCGGCTGGCCGCCTGACGGTCCGTCGGTCCCCTCGGGGGAGGCTCCGACGGCGCCGTAGGATTCGTGCCGAGCGGGCACGGAATTCACGGGGGACGGCGCATGAGCGACGCGGACGGCACACCGACGGCGGCGGACGGGCAGCAGAGCCAGGGCCACCTACCGGCCCAGGGCCAGGGCGTACCCGCCCAGGGCGGGGATTCCCTGCCCAGGAACCGGGCGGCTCAGGTCAGCGGCGTCTTCGCGCTGGGCGCGATCGGCGCCCTCGGCAACTTCGCCACCGGCATCGCGCTGATCAACCCGGGCATCTTCGTCGCTCTCGCGGCCCTCTGCGCCCTGATCGCCATCCCCGTCGGCCACGTGGGCCGCTTCCGGGGCAAGCGCCTGGGCGGCAGCGGGCGCGGGGTCGCGTTGGCGGCCATCCTGACGGGCTGGCTGGTGCTGCTGGTCTGCCTGCTCGCGGCGCTGGCCTTCATCGGCCTCGTGGCCGGCCTGGCGGCGCTCACCGACAACACCTGAGCCCGGCGCCTGGACCGATGC includes the following:
- a CDS encoding enoyl-CoA hydratase/isomerase family protein — protein: MSVTSEQRFGEFVVVRRHTEPAHVAELVLDRPKAMNAVSSQMARSVAAACEALGADPDVRVTVVSSSSPSAFCVGADLKERNSLSDAELGGQRPLSRAAYTGVLELPMPAVAAVHGYALGGGFELALSCDVIVADRTAVVGLPEVSVGVIPGGGGTQLLPRRVGASRAAELIFTARRVEAAEALALGLVDELVAEGTDRDAALALAGRMAANSPVGLRAAKRALRLGHGLDLRTGLEVEDAAWRSVAFSGDRAEGVAAFNEKRKPRWPGLG
- a CDS encoding GGDEF domain-containing protein, with the protein product MGGDDVRLRAVVSLAQTMAAAYTAKESWRAAALGACEALGGSFAALSVWERDLGRLKVLVNAGERAEGEEEFPEDEAYPVHRFPEITEFLHERWAGGGEPDAWVETAEGHPATGAPARGARPFCHQRVAALQRRGRGCCVVAPIVLHGRAWGELYVARPAGVPVFDRDDADFATVLAAVVAAGIAQTERLEEVRKLAFTDPLTGLANRRAVDIRLDEAVELHRAEDAVVSLVVCDLNGLKAVNDTHGHAVGDRLLERFGSVLSLCGAILPGALAARLGGDEFCLITVGPGADEVVRVATELCERAAALELGDGVACGVASTGDPIGQVRSARRLFRLADAAQYRAKADRAVGPVVAGRDGEVMRLADSPPTPAHDRRRLRGNRP
- the hutH gene encoding histidine ammonia-lyase, with product MHTVVVGTSGTTAEDVLAVAREGARVVLSPEALDALAAARRTVDALAARPEPVYGVSTGFGALATRHISPELRGRLQRNIVRSHAAGMGPHVEREVVRALMFLRLKTVASGHTGVRPEVAQTMADLLNAGITPVVHEFGSLGCSGDLAPLSHCALALMGEGEAEGPDGTVRPAAELLAEHGITPVELREKEGLALLNGTDGMLGMLVMALADLRALYTGADITAALSLEALLGTEKVLAPELHAIRPHPGQGVSAANMLRVLEGSGLTGHHQDDAPRVQDAYSVRCAPQVNGAGRDTLAYAATVADRELASAVDNPVVLPDGRVESNGNFHGAPVAYVLDFLAIVAADLGSICERRTDRLLDKNRSHGLPPFLADDAGVDSGLMIAQYTQAALVSEMKRLAVPASADSIPSSAMQEDHVSMGWSAARKLRTAVDNLTRIVAVELYAAARGVELRAAGGLFPAPASRAAVEALREAGAEGPGPDRFLAPDLAAADAFVRGGGLVRAVEAVTGPLD
- a CDS encoding Ig-like domain-containing protein, which gives rise to MEKRVITDSKRRKGLMAASALLGGVLVLSACSGGDDSSPSAGTSQKSQAQVDKAAAQDVSEAQISIEPKTGSTNASINNAAKVTVVKGTLTTVAMRTAAGDTVEGTIAADGKSWKPDAQLERSTTYKINATAKDSDGREAHENGSFTTVSPDNSFIGNFTPEDGSTVGVGMPVSINFNKAITDKAAVQAGITVTSSSGQEVVGHWFNSQRLDLRPEDYWTGGSTVTLKLALDGVEGADGVYGVQQKTVTFKVGRNQVSTVDAKAHTMTVTQDGKTIKTIPISSGSPDNPTYNGQMVISEKYKETRMNGATVGFTDDDGKGEYDIKDVPHAMRLSNSGTFVHGNYWGDPSIFGSANTSHGCVGLQDVKGAGDADQPAAWFYNHSLIGDVVIVKNSPDKTISPDNGLNGWNMSWAEWTADSAA
- a CDS encoding ABC transporter permease — translated: MFFTYLRRELRRRRKAALVVASGLALGIALVIVVSSVTAGMGKAQDKVLESLYGLGTDMTVTKAAAAQGSTGAQERPRFNFDANDSDDDATQSTDRVMVQGFQTLADSTVTKVGKQTGVANAVGGLSLNVMKVDGQFKRGEFKQDQSSGSGGGQGGSGGQGGGSGAPQGRVEGGGASFDVNSFTVYGTDVTHQDLGPLTSSEITKGRTFKTTETNGKVAIVDASYAKEKSLAVDKTVTISGTKFTIIGVSTASSGDAAANVYIPLQQAQTLSDSKSKVTTVYVKAKDSTAIDSVKSTIQKNISGTTVTTSADLADTVSGSLSTASDLASSVGKWLSIVVLIAAFVVAGLLTSSAVSRRVREFGTLKALGWKSGRVTRQVVGEALVNGLMGGVLGIAVGLAGAYIVTAISPTLTAELGSGGGGGGGGGFGGMGGGGAGGPGRQSAAKTLDIALTAPVSVSTIVIAVVLAVAGGLIAGAFGGWRASRLRPADALRRVE
- a CDS encoding ABC transporter ATP-binding protein; its protein translation is MYQLRGVTKRYMRGKTKVDALAGVDLTIEDGGRLVIQGPTGGGKSTLLQMLGGLDRPTEGTIELDGVDLAKLSEAKLTKVRAESIGFVFQSFNLIPTLTAAENVETALVPLGIGAKVRRERAIEALESVGLGDRPTHLPSEMSGGQQQRVAIARALVKKPKVLLADEPTGNLDESMRDEIMTLLEGLWKELGLTFVMVTHDSSLARKAPRLATIRKGKVTITENASA
- the gdhA gene encoding NADP-specific glutamate dehydrogenase, giving the protein MPTAESRVIEPLYAEVLRRNQGETEFHQAVREVLETLGPVLAARPEFVDARIIERLCEPERQLIFRVPWSDDNGDIHVNRGFRVEFSSSLGPYKGGLRFHPSVNLGIVKFLGFEQIFKNALTGMPIGGGKGGSDFDPKGRSDAEIMRFCQSFMTELHRHLGEYTDVPAGDIGVGGREIGYLFGQYKRITNRYESGVLTGKGLGWGGAQARTEATGYGCVMFTSEMLRVRGESLEGQRIAVSGSGNVAIYAIEKAQQLGATVVTCSDSSGYVVDEKGIDLDLLKEIKEQNRGRVADYAERRGASATFVPGTGPWSVPVDVALPCATQNELHEEDAHALVRNGVKAVAEGANMPTTPEAVRVFQEAGVAFAPGKAANAGGVATSALEMQQNASRDSWTFAHTEARLEEIMRHIHDSCHTTAERYGSPGNYVVGANIAGFELVAEAMLAQGLI
- a CDS encoding helix-turn-helix domain-containing protein; the protein is MIPLRPVPAIPPPVPEAPREPLLRDLVGEVLRQERLAQDRTLKDVADAARISFAYLSELERGRKEASSEVLAAAAHSLGIGLADVLGRAAAELDRRRVALAAATRAQGRTPGGALPRNQVRLAA
- a CDS encoding DUF4190 domain-containing protein, with the translated sequence MSDADGTPTAADGQQSQGHLPAQGQGVPAQGGDSLPRNRAAQVSGVFALGAIGALGNFATGIALINPGIFVALAALCALIAIPVGHVGRFRGKRLGGSGRGVALAAILTGWLVLLVCLLAALAFIGLVAGLAALTDNT